The following nucleotide sequence is from Roseivirga sp. BDSF3-8.
GGATGAGCCTCTAAGTCAGCAGGACGCCCTATTGAAGGCACACCTTTATCACATAATACGTGATGAAGTAAGCATGGCGGGCAAAGGGATGATAGTCGTTACACACGACCCGCGTGAAGCTATGGCTGTCGGCCACCGCGTGGGGGTGCTTATAGACGGGAAGCTGGTACAAACAGACTCCCCACAAATACTTTATGAACAGCCTGCTACGGAAGAAGTGGCGGGGCTAATGGGGGGTATTTCAATACTAGAGAATGAACGATGGCTTAGCCTTACCAAGGGTGAGGCACTACCTGCAGGGCCTGGCAAGGTAAGCGGCTACAGGCCTGAATCACTTACTGTTAAGCCACTATCCCACGGCCCCTTTACCATTGAACGCATCACCTATCAGGGCGCATTTTCAGAAATAGAGGTAATCTCCGAAGATGTCACTCTCCTTATCAGAACCACCAATAAGAGATTATCCACCGGCCAAAAAGTAAATGTATACAGGAAAAATAAGTCAATGATATCATTTCCAGATAGGGAGAAGTAAGGTTTTGGGTAATTTAATGTCCTGAAAAAGAAATAATTGGTGCACTTTTATTGTTAGCAATCCAGAAGCAATGGTCTATGAAAGCCTTTTATACAATTATAGTCTTTACCCTCCTAAGCCTGCCTGCATTTGCCACAGATGAGCCGGAAGTTTATTATAAAAAAAGTGAAGATGGAGCCTACCTTTTCTATGCGGATAATGAAAGCTATAGCCCCTACCAGGTAGAAATATCATTTACCCAAAAGGAGAACCTGAAAGTAGGCGTCCCCCTCCCTTACTTCTTTGTGGTGGACGGAAAAGAAAAACAAAAATTTCTCTTTAAGGCCGTACCTACCGGCGAAGGCACTATGCGCCTTAAGTATTCTTTCAGTTTTCTCAAAGGCGACCCTTCAGCCAAGCCTGACGGGTATCTTTACCATTTTCCATTTGCGCATGGCGAAAAACGAAGAGTGGATCAGGGATACTTTGGCAAATTCAGCCATGCGAACCTTCATGCCGTTGATTTTCATATGAAAGAAGGCGAGCCTGTATACGCCGCACGCGGTGGCCTGGTGGTGGAGGTGCGTGAAGACAGCAATCGGGGCGGTGCTAATCCCGCATATGAAAAGCATGGTAACAAAGTGATTATCCTGCACGAAGACGGCACTTTTGGCGAGTATGCCCACCTCAAGCAATATGGGGTAACAGTAGAGGTAGGTGAAGAAGTATCAGCAGGGCAGCTAATCGCTAAAAGTGGTAATACAGGCTTTAGTAGTGGCCCACACCTTCATTTCATGGTATACAAGGCCGAAAAGCTATTTCACACTACAGTGCCCGTAAAGTTCAGAAGCCATGCCGGGAAGCCGGTGGAAGTAAAACAGGGTAAGTTCTATTACGCCACCCACCCCGGAAAACCATCTTTTGAGGTGGTATCGGAGGAGGAAATTGATGTGGAAGAACTTGAGAAAAATAACCAAATGGTCGCCGCTACCGGTGACTTCACCATAAAAGCCGAGCGAATAGATAATACCATATTGCTGTATGCGGAAAATGGTAAAGGCAAAACAGTTGAAGGCACGCTACACCTGGATCTGACTAACTTATCTGCTGGCAAACCTCTTCCACTGGAATTTAACGTACCCGCCAAAACCCGCCAATTCCTGATAAAACTTACGCCTGGCGACCCATTGAAAAATAGCGGCTTTAAGATGCGATACGACTTCGAAAGGTAGCGAGCATTAGATTTGAAACATATCAGAACAAGTAAGAAGACACCCATTCTTACGCACCTTAATCCTAACAGGTGTTTGGAATACCGGGAAATTTACTATCTTAGTAATGGTGTGAATCGAAAAGAATCGGAGTGATTCCGT
It contains:
- a CDS encoding M23 family metallopeptidase, with protein sequence MKAFYTIIVFTLLSLPAFATDEPEVYYKKSEDGAYLFYADNESYSPYQVEISFTQKENLKVGVPLPYFFVVDGKEKQKFLFKAVPTGEGTMRLKYSFSFLKGDPSAKPDGYLYHFPFAHGEKRRVDQGYFGKFSHANLHAVDFHMKEGEPVYAARGGLVVEVREDSNRGGANPAYEKHGNKVIILHEDGTFGEYAHLKQYGVTVEVGEEVSAGQLIAKSGNTGFSSGPHLHFMVYKAEKLFHTTVPVKFRSHAGKPVEVKQGKFYYATHPGKPSFEVVSEEEIDVEELEKNNQMVAATGDFTIKAERIDNTILLYAENGKGKTVEGTLHLDLTNLSAGKPLPLEFNVPAKTRQFLIKLTPGDPLKNSGFKMRYDFER
- a CDS encoding ABC transporter ATP-binding protein — translated: MPETPLLDAREVSKTFSSTQAIKNLSLTLPPGESMAIVGPSGAGKTTLLRLLAGLESPDRGWIALSGQKLEDPSEQLIPGNKAIRMVHQSFDLAANRTVEGNVDMLLRAYTAEYRREETARLLKAVRLNHIATQPVHTLSGGEKQRLALARALADESLLILMDEPLSQQDALLKAHLYHIIRDEVSMAGKGMIVVTHDPREAMAVGHRVGVLIDGKLVQTDSPQILYEQPATEEVAGLMGGISILENERWLSLTKGEALPAGPGKVSGYRPESLTVKPLSHGPFTIERITYQGAFSEIEVISEDVTLLIRTTNKRLSTGQKVNVYRKNKSMISFPDREK